From the genome of Methanocella sp., one region includes:
- a CDS encoding thiamine pyrophosphate-dependent enzyme: MLDDIPEEEFLYKGNTACAGCSAMLALRYILKAAGPNTIIVNPACCSTVCQGTFPKSAYGVPVLNIAFAAAAAAADGIASAARNKGKNVVVFAGDGGTVDIGIQSLSGAIERNANILYVCYDNEAYSNTGMQKSGSTPYGAITTTTPTGRQDSKKDIDLIIMAHRPKYMASASAAYPKDLYAKVQKALSIEGTKFIHVQCPCPPGWRYSTEKSVELGKLAVKCGMWFLFEYEDGKLTLNAPTKAALKRPAPLEDYVRPQGRFKGVNLERLQKEVDEGMGRIRDMANLDALEKAKEATQ; the protein is encoded by the coding sequence ATGCTGGACGATATCCCGGAGGAAGAATTCCTCTATAAAGGCAATACGGCCTGTGCCGGGTGCAGCGCCATGCTCGCACTGCGCTATATTCTCAAGGCGGCCGGCCCGAACACGATCATAGTAAATCCCGCATGCTGCTCGACGGTATGCCAGGGAACATTCCCGAAGTCCGCCTATGGCGTACCGGTGCTGAACATCGCCTTCGCGGCGGCGGCCGCTGCCGCGGACGGCATCGCCTCCGCCGCCAGGAACAAGGGCAAGAACGTCGTCGTCTTCGCGGGCGACGGCGGCACCGTGGACATCGGCATCCAGTCCTTATCCGGGGCCATCGAGCGCAATGCCAATATCCTATACGTCTGTTACGATAACGAGGCTTATTCTAACACCGGCATGCAGAAGAGCGGTTCCACGCCCTACGGCGCCATCACGACCACGACACCCACCGGGCGCCAGGATTCTAAGAAAGATATCGATCTCATCATAATGGCACACCGTCCGAAGTACATGGCCAGCGCGTCGGCAGCGTACCCCAAAGACCTCTATGCCAAAGTCCAGAAGGCCCTGAGCATCGAGGGCACCAAGTTCATCCACGTCCAGTGCCCCTGCCCGCCCGGCTGGCGCTACTCGACGGAAAAGTCCGTCGAATTAGGCAAGCTGGCCGTGAAGTGCGGCATGTGGTTCCTCTTCGAGTACGAGGACGGTAAGCTTACCTTAAACGCCCCTACCAAAGCCGCCCTCAAGAGGCCGGCACCCCTGGAGGACTACGTGAGGCCCCAGGGCAGGTTCAAGGGCGTCAACCTCGAGCGCCTCCAGAAAGAGGTGGACGAGGGCATGGGCCGGATCAGGGATATGGCAAACCTGGATGCTCTTGAAAAGGCAAAGGAGGCCACACAATGA
- a CDS encoding TVP38/TMEM64 family protein produces the protein MSFRMLDLRLALLGVWLVALLLVVVVIGPGTLVKDCQLVTPEGIRQFVQSYGIFSVAVYELLHAIRPFTFLPVTPFTIAGGYIFGQFYGLAFTTIGTTTAAIITFFISRYVFRDYLKNRLSTHYAGFDSRFDSGGIFTVASLRFIPVLPFDAVGYVAGVSSIRFRDYLIGTIIGELPGAIVLTMLGNSLTNIASPWFAVSLVLACLLFLLPEIYRRLPKKPVHKG, from the coding sequence ATGTCTTTCCGTATGCTCGACCTGAGGCTGGCGCTTCTCGGCGTATGGCTGGTGGCGCTCCTGCTTGTCGTCGTGGTCATCGGGCCTGGCACGCTTGTAAAAGACTGTCAATTGGTTACACCGGAGGGCATTCGCCAGTTCGTCCAGTCATATGGTATCTTTTCTGTCGCGGTCTACGAGCTTCTGCACGCCATACGTCCCTTCACTTTCCTGCCCGTCACGCCGTTCACCATCGCGGGCGGCTATATATTCGGGCAGTTCTACGGCCTGGCCTTCACCACGATCGGCACCACGACGGCCGCGATCATCACGTTCTTTATTTCCCGCTACGTTTTCCGGGATTATTTAAAAAACCGCCTGAGCACCCATTATGCGGGTTTCGATAGCCGCTTTGACAGTGGCGGCATCTTCACCGTGGCGTCCCTTCGGTTCATTCCAGTCCTGCCGTTCGACGCCGTGGGATACGTGGCGGGCGTTTCCAGCATTCGTTTCAGGGACTACCTTATCGGCACCATTATCGGCGAATTACCTGGCGCTATCGTCCTGACCATGCTGGGCAATAGCCTGACCAACATTGCCTCGCCCTGGTTCGCCGTGAGCCTGGTGCTGGCGTGCCTGCTCTTCCTGCTTCCGGAGATCTACCGGCGCCTCCCAAAAAAGCCCGTGCATAAGGGCTAA
- a CDS encoding 4Fe-4S binding protein, which produces MPITPASKPQNGAAGKTGTWRTFKPVVDREKCKECGNCILYCPESCIDRDLNVDYEYCKGCGICANECPARCIKIVRE; this is translated from the coding sequence ATGCCCATCACGCCCGCGTCGAAGCCGCAAAACGGCGCAGCGGGCAAGACGGGCACCTGGAGGACTTTCAAGCCCGTCGTGGACCGGGAGAAGTGCAAGGAGTGCGGCAACTGTATCCTTTACTGCCCCGAGTCCTGCATCGACCGGGACCTGAACGTCGATTATGAGTACTGCAAGGGCTGTGGCATCTGCGCCAACGAGTGTCCGGCCAGGTGCATCAAGATAGTGAGGGAATAA
- a CDS encoding transketolase C-terminal domain-containing protein, whose amino-acid sequence MKKMATGNQAAAFAVKEADVEVVAAYPITPQTEVVETIANLVETKKMNASYIRVESEHSAMAACIGASASGARAFTATSSHGLLYMHEMIHWAAGARLPIVMANVNRAVGPAWNIWAEHTDSLSQRDTGWMQFYAATVQEVYDTVLMSFKLAEKVNLPCMVNLDGFILSHAIQPLEVTSPGDFIPPIDLPHALDTNSPMSYGNLTGPNDYFKFRRAMHDAMKEADVECRAIEKEFAERFGRKYTPLMEYRTEDADTVIVGMGTMAREAEVAVDVLRKEGIKAGSIRVRQFRPFPKLDLKGKKVIVLDRDCSFGAGGILAQEIRFHHDVPVYNIIAGLGGQDVRYETIADLVRKAKPEGEFWLGVD is encoded by the coding sequence ATGAAGAAGATGGCCACCGGTAACCAGGCCGCCGCCTTCGCGGTAAAGGAGGCCGACGTGGAGGTCGTCGCGGCATACCCGATCACGCCGCAGACCGAGGTCGTGGAGACCATCGCGAACCTCGTCGAGACGAAAAAGATGAACGCGTCCTATATCCGGGTCGAAAGCGAGCACTCCGCCATGGCTGCGTGCATCGGCGCCTCGGCCTCGGGGGCCCGGGCGTTCACGGCTACTTCCAGCCACGGTTTATTGTATATGCACGAGATGATCCACTGGGCAGCCGGCGCAAGGCTTCCCATCGTCATGGCGAACGTCAACAGGGCCGTCGGTCCCGCCTGGAATATCTGGGCGGAACACACGGACTCACTGTCACAGAGGGATACTGGCTGGATGCAGTTCTACGCCGCCACGGTCCAGGAAGTCTACGATACCGTGCTCATGTCGTTTAAGCTGGCGGAAAAGGTCAACCTGCCATGCATGGTCAACCTTGACGGCTTCATCCTGAGCCACGCAATCCAGCCCCTCGAAGTCACATCTCCGGGCGACTTCATCCCGCCTATCGACCTGCCGCATGCGCTGGACACGAATAGCCCGATGTCATACGGCAACCTGACAGGCCCGAACGACTACTTCAAGTTCCGTCGGGCGATGCACGATGCAATGAAAGAGGCGGACGTCGAATGCCGAGCCATTGAGAAAGAGTTCGCGGAGCGCTTCGGCCGCAAATACACTCCCCTCATGGAGTACAGGACCGAGGATGCAGACACAGTCATCGTCGGCATGGGCACCATGGCACGGGAAGCTGAAGTCGCAGTTGATGTATTAAGAAAAGAAGGTATCAAGGCGGGCTCTATCCGGGTACGGCAGTTCCGGCCGTTCCCGAAGCTCGACCTGAAAGGCAAGAAGGTCATAGTGCTGGACAGGGACTGCTCCTTCGGCGCAGGCGGTATCCTGGCGCAGGAGATCCGGTTCCACCACGATGTGCCTGTCTACAACATCATCGCCGGCCTCGGCGGCCAGGACGTAAGGTACGAAACCATAGCGGACCTTGTCAGAAAGGCGAAGCCCGAGGGCGAGTTCTGGCTGGGGGTGGACTGA
- a CDS encoding 2-oxoacid:acceptor oxidoreductase family protein, with protein sequence MLEIRIHSRGGQGGVTASKLLAQAAFIEGKYGAAFPLYGAERRGAPVTSFTRISDHDIKISSQIYEPDIVVVLDDSIMDLVDVTEGLKEGGLLVVNTENGEKLKDPRYAKFKIARVNVTDIALSLGLVLSGNPILNTPILGALAKLGVVRLDSAEKAIKDMFEDERNVKAAEAAYGKVIV encoded by the coding sequence ATGCTGGAGATACGCATTCATTCCAGAGGCGGCCAGGGCGGCGTGACCGCATCCAAGCTTCTGGCACAGGCGGCGTTCATTGAAGGCAAGTACGGCGCTGCATTCCCGCTATATGGCGCCGAGCGCCGCGGGGCGCCGGTCACCTCATTCACCCGCATATCCGACCATGACATCAAGATATCAAGCCAGATCTACGAACCGGATATCGTCGTAGTGCTGGACGACTCGATCATGGACCTTGTCGACGTCACCGAGGGCCTGAAGGAAGGCGGGCTGCTGGTCGTCAACACGGAGAACGGCGAGAAGCTCAAGGACCCCAGATATGCAAAATTCAAGATCGCCAGGGTGAACGTCACGGACATCGCACTATCGCTTGGCCTGGTCCTGTCGGGCAACCCTATCCTGAACACGCCCATCCTGGGCGCGCTGGCGAAGCTCGGCGTGGTCCGGCTTGACTCGGCGGAAAAAGCCATCAAGGACATGTTCGAGGACGAGCGCAACGTGAAGGCGGCTGAGGCGGCCTACGGAAAGGTGATCGTATGA
- a CDS encoding glutaredoxin family protein yields the protein MPTLIIYTQPTCGYCQELKDYLRDNDIQFEEKDITKDRAAWDELVNKYKARATPLVVFGDKTMLGFNPDELKKMLGAEQAPAR from the coding sequence ATGCCAACGCTTATCATATACACTCAGCCGACGTGCGGCTATTGCCAGGAGCTGAAGGATTATCTCCGGGATAATGACATCCAGTTCGAAGAGAAGGACATCACGAAGGACCGGGCCGCGTGGGACGAGCTTGTAAATAAGTATAAGGCCAGGGCCACTCCCCTGGTTGTTTTCGGCGATAAGACGATGCTCGGCTTCAATCCCGACGAGCTAAAAAAGATGCTGGGCGCAGAGCAGGCTCCTGCCCGCTAA
- a CDS encoding tetratricopeptide repeat protein, protein MQSVDIITNARKVVDVEPENPEAHFQYARLLEHEGKLDDAGIEYLKACEMKADFADAYVCYGNLLCRTGRYGDAEIQYKKAIGISPGSYFARVSYAAMLEILKRFGEAEDEYIAAAALSAGQ, encoded by the coding sequence ATGCAGTCAGTGGACATCATAACGAATGCCCGTAAGGTCGTAGATGTGGAGCCTGAAAACCCGGAAGCCCATTTCCAGTACGCCCGCTTATTGGAGCACGAGGGTAAGCTGGACGACGCAGGCATTGAGTACCTGAAGGCCTGCGAGATGAAAGCCGACTTTGCCGATGCGTACGTCTGCTACGGGAACCTGTTGTGCCGGACCGGCCGGTACGGTGACGCCGAAATACAGTACAAGAAGGCGATCGGCATTAGCCCCGGAAGCTATTTCGCCCGTGTCAGCTACGCCGCCATGCTCGAGATACTGAAACGTTTCGGGGAAGCGGAGGACGAATACATCGCGGCCGCCGCGCTCAGTGCCGGACAATAA
- a CDS encoding B3/B4 domain-containing protein has product MEFSATVLEKFPGICVTEGDIMAAAVAGESPGLEALRLETARDIASRYTLEKVKYDPVFRAYRDFFWSVGVDPTKTRPASEALVRRLLSGGELPRINTAVDAYNLASAASGVPIAAFDADKLGGGLTMRFAVDGETFHGIGMKEPIGLKANQVLLTDSEKIIAVYPYRDSDDTKVTMGTKNIHIVSCGVPRIDKSLVLEAYGLCARYLVEFTGGSPSEPRPFP; this is encoded by the coding sequence ATGGAGTTCAGCGCTACCGTACTGGAAAAATTCCCGGGCATCTGCGTAACCGAGGGCGACATTATGGCGGCCGCAGTCGCCGGCGAAAGCCCCGGCCTCGAAGCCTTAAGGCTCGAGACCGCCCGGGATATCGCTTCCCGTTATACGCTTGAAAAGGTAAAGTATGACCCCGTTTTTCGGGCTTACCGGGACTTTTTCTGGAGCGTCGGCGTCGACCCGACCAAAACCAGGCCTGCTTCGGAGGCGCTGGTGAGGCGACTCCTTTCCGGCGGTGAGTTACCGAGGATCAACACGGCCGTGGACGCGTACAACCTGGCGTCGGCCGCCAGCGGCGTGCCCATCGCGGCCTTCGATGCAGACAAGCTCGGCGGGGGCCTCACGATGCGCTTTGCCGTGGATGGCGAGACGTTCCATGGGATCGGCATGAAGGAGCCCATAGGCCTCAAGGCTAATCAGGTCTTGCTCACGGACTCGGAGAAGATCATCGCCGTTTATCCGTACCGGGACTCCGACGATACCAAAGTGACAATGGGCACCAAAAATATCCATATCGTCAGTTGCGGCGTGCCGCGCATCGATAAAAGCCTGGTCCTGGAGGCCTATGGCCTCTGTGCCCGCTACCTGGTGGAATTTACAGGAGGCTCGCCTTCAGAGCCGAGACCCTTTCCATAA